In Leptodactylus fuscus isolate aLepFus1 chromosome 2, aLepFus1.hap2, whole genome shotgun sequence, one genomic interval encodes:
- the PANX1 gene encoding pannexin-1 has translation MAIAHIATEYVFSDFLLKEPPESKYKGLRLELAVDKIVSCIAVGLPLLLISLAFAQEITMGAQISCFAPSSFSWRQAAYVDSFCWAAVQQKHLSHSDSGNIPLWLHKFFPYILLLVAILLYLPSLFWRFTAAPHLCSDLKFIMEELDKSYNRAIKAANGKSKKDGPGSPTLSENVSQSAWEISEGYFKYPFVEQYLKTKKTSYNLIIKYLICRSLTLVIIFLACIYLGYYISLFSLTDEFSCNIRTGILKNDTTLPSLIQCKLIAVGVFRLLSYINLIVYCFIMPFVIYTMLVPFRKLSNVLKVYELLPTFSIHQCHSKNYDDLSIFLLFLEENVSELKSYKFLKVLENLKGNGEDFDTMQLLTTLGTVKTDTVDGKKTAFKSEALPPAEKNSTELKDLATNDGVKTDDKRVRQRLLDSSC, from the exons ATGGCCATCGCTCACATCGCCACCGAGTACGTGTTCTCAGACTTCCTACTGAAGGAGCCGCCCGAGTCCAAGTACAAGGGGCTGCGGCTGGAGCTGGCGGTGGACAAGATCGTGTCGTGCATCGCTGTGGGGCTGCCCCTGCTGCTCATCTCATTGGCCTTCGCCCAGGAGATCACTATGG GTGCCCAGATCTCCTGCTTTGCCCCCAGCAGCTTCTCCTGGAGACAGGCGGCCTACGTGGACTCTTTCTGTTGGGCAGCCGTCCAGCAAAAGCACTTGTCACACAGCGACTCCGGGAACATCCCCCTGTGGCTTCACAAG TTCTTCCCGTACATCCTCCTCCTGGTGGCCATTCTCCTCTACCTGCCGTCCTTGTTCTGGAGATTTACTGCAGCTCCTCATCTCTGCTCAGACCTGAAATTTATCATGGAAGAGCTGGACAAGTCCTACAACCGAGCCATCAAAGCTGCGAACGGCAAGAGCAAGAAAGACGGGCCCGGATCTCCGACACTGAGCGAGAACGTATCCCAGAG CGCCTGGGAGATCTCGGAAGGATACTTCAAGTACCCATTTGTGGAACAGTATCTTAAGACAAAGAAGACCTCTTATAATCTAATCATCAAGTATCTCATCTGCCGCTCCTTGACACTGGTGATTATATTCTTGGCCTGTATCTACCTCGGCTACTACATCAGCCTCTTCTCCCTGACCGATGAATTCAGCTGCAACATCCGCACCGGCATCCTGAAGAATGACACTACGCTGCCGTCCTTAATCCAATGCAAGCTGATCGCGGTCGGCGTCTTCCGCCTGCTGAGTTACATTAACCTCATCGTCTATTGTTTTATCATGCCTTTCGTCATCTACACCATGCTGGTACCGTTTCGGAAGCTGTCCAACGTCCTGAAAGTCTACGAGCTGCTGCCGACCTTCAGCATCCACCAGTGTCACTCCAAGAACTACGACGACCTCAGCATCTTTCTTCTGTTCTTAGAAGAAAACGTAAGCGAGCTGAAATCGTACAAATTCCTCAAGGTGCTAGAGAACTTGAAGGGCAACGGAGAAGACTTTGACACCATGCAACTTCTGACAACGCTAGGCACCGTGAAGACGGACACGGTGGATGGAAAGAAGACTGCATTTAAGAGCGAAGCTTTGCCGCCTGCGGAAAAAAATTCTACTGAGCTTAAAG ATCTGGCCACCAATGACGGAGTAAAGACGGACGATAAGAGAGTCAGGCAGAGACTTCTGGATTCTTCATGCTGA